One Setaria viridis chromosome 7, Setaria_viridis_v4.0, whole genome shotgun sequence genomic region harbors:
- the LOC117865875 gene encoding uncharacterized protein — MNSPAMNNARFPTKRSTKRISAIDPGSASAGLNDLSGGNLPIPGIPQWVQWLVVATIIAVPAYRQFRAMKDKVEKAAEAAIEVIDKVAEETEKIADEVADAFPGNEMLKQAASKNKAVADEVEEDADKAEALIEKVDEIKEKIDSIVDPVIDKVVKE, encoded by the exons ATGAACTCTCCAGCCATGAACAATGCCCGCTTCCCGACCAAAAGATCAACCAAACG AATATCTGCAATCGATCCTGGTAGTGCTAGTGCAGGCCTTAATGATCTGTCAGGAGGAAATCTTCCCATTCCGGGCATTCCTCAGTG GGTCCAATGGTTGGTTGTTGCTACCATAATTGCAGTACCTGCTTACAGACAGTTCAGAGCAATGAAAG ATAAGGTGGAGAAGGCAGCAGAGGCTGCGATCGAGGTGATCGACAAAGTGGCAGAGGAGACGGAGAAGATCGCCGACGAGGTCGCTGACGCTTTCCCCGGCAATGAGATGCTCAAGCAGGCAGCCTCCAAGAATAAGGCGGTCGCAGATGAGGTCGAGGAAGATGCCGATAAAGCCGAGGCCCTGATCGAGAAG GTTGACGAGATAAAGGAAAAGATCGATTCCATAGTCGATCCTGTAATCGACAAGGTCGTCAAGGAGTAA
- the LOC117865331 gene encoding histone H3.3: MARTKQTARKSTGGKAPRKQLATKAARKSAPTTGGVKKPHRYRPGTVALREIRKYQKSTELLIRKLPFQRLVREIAQDFKTDLRFQSHAVLALQEAAEAYLVGLFEDTNLCAIHAKRVTIMPKDIQLARRIRGERA; the protein is encoded by the exons ATGGCTCGTACTAAGCAAACCGCTCGCAAGTCCACTGGAGGGAAGGCTCCCAGGAAGCAACTAGCCACCAAG GCTGCCCGTAAGTCTGCGCCCACAACTGGTGGAGTGAAGAAGCCTCACCGTTACCGCCCTGGGACTGTTGCTCTTCG TGAAATCCGCAAGTACCAGAAGAGCACTGAGCTGCTCATAAGGAAGCTTCCATTCCAGAGGCTTGTCAGGGAGATTGCCCAGGATTTTAAG ACTGATCTGCGTTTCCAGAGCCATGCGGTGCTTGCCCTGCAGGAGGCCGCGGAAGCATACCTGGTGGGTCTGTTCGAGGATACCAACCTGTGCGCCATCCACGCCAAGCGTGTGACCATCATGCCCAAGGACATTCAGCTGGCTAGGAGGATCCGTGGTGAGAGGGCTTAG